The following proteins are encoded in a genomic region of Arcobacter suis CECT 7833:
- a CDS encoding nickel/cobalt transporter: MCSIYTPRTHVSTQIKADKEYIKTLKVNWVFANEFTKELLQIYDKNLDSSFDEKELVLIQTALIDYLKPKNFITSISYDKQINEESNAFEIKDYKMSYKNSTLSFEYNIDLNYKIYDKNILYIKIIDDENYFDIVFEDKKQLMYIPYKISKTSNMNDVSFLIDAPTLLSNEDNFNEEKTSLDVKKVEKKIENKEEKIVENSQTILEKFTNNIKKYLIDIQKGDNVALAFLLMASFIYGVIHAFGPGHGKALAFSYFSAQKSSYFEAFIISLVTAFIHILGALFIVLFSVFILQSVMNRFMEDSISYITSFSAVIIMFLALYILYRKLSKKSCSCNVKLQTTTFSTIPTNINFVKTTLNKPIISKKRSKKQDLIFVLTAGIIPCPGTVLLFVYAFFLKTYFAVFLASISISLGMAFVLFVSSFLGVSLNKTTQKSAKLINILEIVSPIFMFILGLLLLLNANKV, from the coding sequence TTGTGTTCTATTTATACACCAAGAACTCATGTCTCAACCCAAATAAAAGCTGATAAAGAATATATAAAAACTTTAAAAGTAAATTGGGTATTTGCAAATGAATTTACAAAAGAGTTATTGCAAATTTATGATAAAAACTTAGATTCATCTTTTGATGAAAAAGAGTTAGTTCTTATTCAAACTGCTTTAATTGATTATTTAAAACCTAAAAATTTTATAACTTCTATCTCTTATGATAAACAAATAAATGAAGAATCAAATGCTTTTGAAATAAAAGATTACAAAATGAGTTACAAAAACTCAACTTTGAGTTTTGAATATAATATTGATTTAAACTATAAAATTTATGATAAAAATATTTTATATATAAAAATAATAGATGATGAAAATTATTTTGATATTGTATTTGAAGATAAAAAACAATTAATGTATATTCCTTATAAAATCTCAAAAACTTCAAATATGAATGATGTTAGTTTTTTAATAGATGCACCAACTTTGCTTTCAAATGAAGATAACTTTAATGAAGAAAAAACTTCTTTAGATGTAAAAAAAGTTGAAAAAAAAATAGAAAATAAAGAAGAAAAGATTGTCGAAAATTCACAAACTATTTTAGAAAAATTTACCAATAATATAAAAAAATATTTAATAGATATTCAAAAAGGTGATAATGTTGCTTTAGCTTTTTTACTTATGGCATCTTTTATTTATGGAGTTATTCATGCTTTTGGACCGGGACATGGAAAAGCTTTGGCATTTTCATATTTTAGCGCTCAAAAAAGCTCATATTTTGAAGCATTTATTATCTCTTTAGTTACAGCTTTTATTCATATTCTTGGAGCTTTGTTTATAGTATTATTTTCAGTTTTTATTTTACAAAGTGTGATGAATAGATTTATGGAAGATTCTATTTCGTATATCACAAGTTTTTCAGCCGTAATTATTATGTTTTTAGCTTTATATATTTTGTATAGAAAATTAAGTAAAAAATCTTGTTCTTGTAATGTTAAACTACAAACTACTACTTTTAGTACAATTCCAACTAATATAAATTTTGTAAAAACAACTTTAAATAAACCTATAATAAGTAAAAAAAGAAGTAAAAAACAAGATTTAATTTTTGTTTTAACAGCTGGAATTATTCCTTGTCCTGGAACTGTTTTACTTTTTGTTTATGCTTTTTTCTTAAAAACTTATTTTGCTGTATTTCTTGCAAGTATTAGTATTAGTTTAGGTATGGCTTTTGTTCTTTTTGTTTCTTCATTTTTAGGAGTTTCTTTAAATAAAACAACTCAAAAATCAGCAAAACTAATAAATATTTTAGAAATAGTTTCACCAATTTTTATGTTTATTTTGGGATTATTACTTCTTTTAAATGCTAATAAAGTTTAA
- a CDS encoding metal ABC transporter solute-binding protein, Zn/Mn family, whose product MKKILFICIAFFTLLNASKPEITVNILPQKYFVEKIVKDKFEINVMVKPGSSPHNYEPKPSQMKSLVNSKVYFLVGDPFEQAWMEKFKQNAKNTLFVDTTKGIEKIEMEEYDHHDEDTVDAKHEEHDHEKHASEKHHDHDHSGLDPHVWLDPVLVKTQAKNIYEAMVEIDSQNSDFYKTNYEEFIKELDALDENIKTILKPYQDKAFMVFHPSWGYFAKRYDLEQISIEIEGKEPKPNELIELIAEAKKHDIKIVFVAPQFSQKSAKTISKNINANVVEIDPLSDNWKESMLNTANQIANSYK is encoded by the coding sequence TTGAAAAAAATATTGTTTATATGTATTGCATTTTTTACACTTTTAAATGCTTCAAAACCTGAAATAACAGTTAATATTTTACCGCAGAAATATTTTGTAGAAAAAATAGTAAAAGATAAATTTGAAATAAATGTTATGGTAAAACCAGGAAGTTCACCTCATAATTATGAGCCAAAACCATCGCAAATGAAATCTTTAGTTAATTCAAAAGTTTATTTTCTTGTTGGAGATCCTTTTGAACAAGCTTGGATGGAAAAATTTAAACAAAATGCAAAAAATACTTTATTTGTAGATACTACAAAAGGAATTGAAAAAATAGAAATGGAAGAATATGACCATCATGATGAAGATACTGTAGATGCGAAACATGAGGAACATGACCATGAAAAACATGCAAGTGAAAAACATCATGACCATGACCATTCAGGTTTAGATCCACATGTTTGGTTAGATCCTGTTTTAGTTAAAACTCAAGCAAAAAATATTTATGAAGCTATGGTTGAAATTGATTCACAAAATAGTGATTTTTATAAAACAAACTATGAAGAGTTTATAAAAGAGTTAGATGCTTTAGATGAAAATATTAAAACAATATTAAAACCATATCAAGATAAAGCGTTTATGGTGTTTCATCCATCTTGGGGATATTTTGCTAAAAGATATGATTTAGAACAAATTTCAATTGAAATTGAAGGAAAAGAACCAAAACCAAATGAGCTAATTGAGTTAATTGCAGAAGCAAAAAAACATGATATAAAAATTGTTTTTGTAGCTCCACAATTTTCACAAAAAAGTGCTAAAACAATCTCGAAAAATATCAATGCAAATGTTGTAGAAATTGATCCTTTGTCTGATAATTGGAAAGAAAGTATGTTAAATACAGCTAATCAAATAGCAAATAGCTATAAATGA
- a CDS encoding Fur family transcriptional regulator, which produces MDKINNLTDITNIKLTTARKSILEIMINSNKPLSYEDMKDLISMDKATFYRNITIFEEENIISSFESNDKKRYFEIKKTQHSHFICSSCSKIECIHEKLNFHLPEYKIENIIIKGICKTCLNKENI; this is translated from the coding sequence ATGGATAAAATAAATAACTTAACAGACATTACAAATATCAAGCTAACAACAGCTAGAAAATCAATTCTAGAAATCATGATTAATTCAAATAAACCTTTATCATACGAAGATATGAAAGATTTAATTTCTATGGATAAAGCTACTTTTTATAGAAATATCACGATTTTTGAAGAAGAAAATATTATTAGTTCTTTTGAGTCAAATGATAAAAAAAGATACTTTGAAATCAAAAAAACTCAACATTCACACTTCATTTGTTCAAGTTGTTCAAAAATCGAGTGTATTCATGAAAAGTTAAATTTTCATTTGCCTGAATATAAAATTGAAAATATCATAATCAAAGGTATTTGTAAAACTTGTTTAAATAAGGAGAATATATGA
- the nhaA gene encoding Na+/H+ antiporter NhaA, whose product MIKKFIIIKDFISKEALSGIILFIATIAAVVTANSSLGAEYYNLWHMPLGVTLGDKTISMTLTYWINDGLMALFFLMVGLEIKREMVIGELSSVSKASFPIVAALGGMIIPALIYVAFNPNNFIGFGIPMATDIAFALGILMLLGTKVNPALKLFLMALAVVDDLGAVLVVATVYTSEIKVEYFLHAGITYALIWFLNYSGVKKILPYLILGVFLWVFIHEIGIHATIAGVLLAFSIPISSKIDEQKFIQKTKESIDDFEKNIDEIPILNHHQIDALESIAHGYDKVQNPLVRLEHNLHGISAFFIMPLFAFSNAGVLIDFSTVSANLMIVLGVVFGLILGKPIGIFGFTYLLTKLKIIKKPENISWFEVLAVGFLGGIGFTMSIFITHLAFNDEGIIAAVKLGIFAASFIAAIIGVIFILMMKKKA is encoded by the coding sequence ATGATAAAAAAATTCATTATAATTAAAGATTTTATATCAAAAGAAGCGTTAAGCGGTATCATCTTATTTATTGCAACTATTGCTGCAGTTGTTACTGCTAACTCATCTTTGGGAGCAGAATATTATAATTTATGGCATATGCCATTGGGTGTTACGTTAGGAGATAAAACTATTTCTATGACTTTAACCTATTGGATTAATGATGGTCTTATGGCTTTATTTTTCTTAATGGTTGGACTTGAAATAAAAAGAGAAATGGTAATTGGGGAACTTTCATCAGTTTCAAAAGCTTCTTTTCCAATAGTTGCAGCTCTTGGAGGAATGATTATTCCAGCACTTATTTATGTGGCATTTAATCCAAACAATTTTATAGGTTTTGGTATTCCAATGGCAACTGATATTGCATTTGCTTTGGGAATTTTGATGCTTTTAGGAACAAAAGTAAATCCAGCATTAAAACTGTTTTTAATGGCTTTAGCAGTTGTTGATGACTTAGGAGCTGTTTTAGTAGTTGCTACTGTTTATACAAGTGAAATCAAAGTTGAATATTTTTTACATGCTGGAATTACTTATGCTTTAATTTGGTTTTTAAATTATAGTGGTGTAAAAAAAATATTGCCTTATTTGATTTTAGGAGTTTTTTTATGGGTGTTTATCCATGAAATTGGAATTCATGCCACAATCGCTGGAGTTTTATTAGCTTTCTCAATTCCTATTAGTTCTAAAATTGATGAACAAAAATTTATTCAAAAAACAAAAGAATCTATTGATGATTTTGAGAAAAATATTGATGAAATCCCTATTTTAAATCACCATCAAATAGACGCACTTGAGAGTATTGCCCATGGTTATGACAAGGTACAAAATCCACTGGTAAGACTTGAACACAATCTTCATGGAATATCTGCATTTTTTATTATGCCTTTATTTGCTTTTTCAAATGCAGGTGTTTTAATAGATTTTTCAACTGTTTCAGCAAACTTAATGATAGTTTTAGGGGTTGTTTTTGGTCTGATTTTAGGAAAACCAATTGGTATTTTTGGATTTACTTACCTTTTAACAAAACTAAAAATAATCAAAAAACCAGAAAATATATCTTGGTTTGAAGTTCTTGCCGTTGGATTTTTAGGTGGAATTGGATTTACAATGTCAATATTTATCACTCACTTAGCTTTTAATGATGAGGGAATTATTGCAGCAGTTAAACTTGGAATTTTTGCAGCATCATTTATTGCTGCAATTATTGGAGTAATTTTTATTTTAATGATGAAGAAAAAAGCATAA
- a CDS encoding AraC family transcriptional regulator: protein MTKLLKNTLFENIKDLSENFSKHYHDTYTIGITYNGVIKTYNSNRSFDFYKYSIRVNNPNEVHSGVSQDWTHSNFYPTLELLCDLYEQIFFEKKVPYFENYIINDKFIFLKFHNFFESFFRKDDDIIIESNLIDALSYLIINFTSHTKTYDKMFDNKIVLKKSLELINDCIDENISLDKLANNCNLSKYHFLRVFKKEMGLTPHLFIINERLNRANNLIKNGKTISEASLLVGFNDQSHFSRNFKKYFGYTPTLLQKNSNIVL from the coding sequence ATGACAAAATTACTAAAAAATACTCTTTTTGAAAATATTAAAGATTTAAGTGAAAACTTCTCAAAACATTATCATGATACTTATACAATTGGAATCACATATAATGGAGTAATAAAAACCTATAACTCAAATAGAAGTTTTGATTTTTATAAATATTCAATTCGTGTAAACAATCCAAATGAAGTTCATAGTGGAGTTTCACAAGATTGGACTCATTCAAATTTTTACCCAACATTGGAACTTTTATGTGATTTATATGAACAAATATTTTTTGAAAAAAAAGTTCCATATTTTGAAAACTATATTATAAATGACAAATTTATATTTTTAAAGTTTCATAACTTCTTTGAATCATTTTTTAGAAAAGATGATGATATTATCATTGAATCAAATTTAATTGATGCTTTATCATATTTAATAATAAACTTCACTTCCCACACTAAAACTTATGACAAAATGTTTGATAATAAAATCGTTCTAAAAAAATCATTAGAACTGATAAATGATTGTATTGATGAAAATATCAGTCTTGATAAATTAGCAAATAATTGTAATCTTAGTAAATACCATTTTTTAAGAGTTTTCAAAAAAGAAATGGGATTAACTCCACACTTATTTATAATAAATGAGCGATTAAATCGTGCAAATAATTTGATCAAAAATGGAAAAACGATTAGTGAAGCAAGTCTGTTAGTTGGATTTAACGACCAGTCACACTTTAGCCGAAATTTCAAAAAATACTTTGGATACACCCCTACTTTACTTCAAAAAAATAGCAATATTGTTCTATAA
- a CDS encoding DMT family transporter, with protein sequence MTQTNKNIFYFMMVLAMAGWGASWVNAKVLSAYIDEYQMMFLRNFFTIITLAPILVITRKFFYTNIKSLILAFIAAIVMIAYLKFYFLGVKFGTASLGGALVTTMIPINTFILMALLFGKEMLKKDIFALILGVVGVLTILNIWSFSFEQIFTKHNSYFLFASVLWPIFTIISSKSTKTSPLVFSFYMYVFMTILLLIFFVEPTKMPYASFDWIFWANVLCVAVVSTTFATSIYFIGIEKLGTNEVSSFIFLVPFFAISLSIIFLKEEVNISIIIGTIMTLIAVKILNNIKIFRNSK encoded by the coding sequence ATGACACAAACAAACAAAAATATATTTTATTTTATGATGGTTTTAGCAATGGCTGGATGGGGAGCATCTTGGGTAAATGCTAAAGTATTAAGCGCTTATATCGATGAATATCAAATGATGTTTTTGCGAAACTTCTTTACAATTATCACCCTTGCACCTATTTTAGTAATCACTAGAAAGTTTTTTTACACAAATATAAAAAGTCTTATTTTGGCATTTATTGCAGCTATTGTGATGATTGCTTATTTGAAATTCTATTTTTTAGGGGTGAAATTTGGAACAGCAAGTCTTGGAGGAGCACTGGTTACAACAATGATTCCAATAAATACTTTTATTTTAATGGCATTACTTTTTGGAAAAGAAATGCTTAAAAAAGATATTTTTGCTCTAATTTTAGGAGTTGTTGGAGTTTTAACTATTTTAAATATTTGGTCTTTTTCATTTGAGCAAATATTTACAAAACATAATTCATATTTTTTATTTGCCTCAGTTTTATGGCCGATATTCACAATAATTAGTTCAAAATCAACAAAAACTTCTCCTTTAGTTTTTTCATTTTATATGTATGTTTTTATGACTATTTTACTTTTAATCTTTTTTGTAGAACCCACAAAAATGCCTTATGCAAGTTTTGATTGGATTTTTTGGGCAAATGTTTTATGTGTGGCTGTTGTTTCAACAACCTTCGCAACATCGATTTATTTTATTGGAATTGAAAAATTAGGAACAAATGAAGTTAGTTCTTTTATATTTTTAGTACCTTTTTTTGCAATAAGCTTGAGTATAATTTTTCTAAAAGAAGAGGTGAATATTTCTATTATAATTGGAACTATTATGACTTTAATTGCAGTTAAAATTCTAAATAATATTAAAATATTCAGAAATTCGAAATAG
- a CDS encoding dicarboxylate/amino acid:cation symporter, translating to MKRVVKKLWFQVILGMILGVCFGLLLSPSAFALVDSATAFKIAPWIALIGNIFLALIKMIVIPLVLSSIILGITSAKSVEALRKMGLIIVPYYISSTLFAVTLGIIITNFINPGSYVSKDIINQITVANIQVEKETQNISIPDLIVDLIPVSIAKAELSGNILAFVILAIFAGVALLNLKDEESKPLIDLAKSLQAFSMKIVEWAMKLAPYAVFGLICSITIKIGFDAISSMFMYVFTVLFGLFLVLCFYLSIVYLVSKMKPMEFLEKIKEVQLMAFSTSSSAAVMPLSIKTAEEKLNIPPSISKFVIPLGSTINMDGTAIYQACAAIFLAQVFAIELSFFELFILAITTVGASIGTPSTPGVGIVVLATILQSIGVPIEGIALILGVDRILDMCRTTVNVTGDLTANLVMKRLV from the coding sequence ATGAAAAGAGTAGTAAAAAAGCTTTGGTTTCAAGTAATACTTGGAATGATATTGGGAGTTTGTTTTGGATTATTACTTTCTCCTTCAGCTTTTGCTTTAGTTGATAGTGCAACAGCTTTTAAAATTGCACCTTGGATAGCACTTATTGGAAATATTTTTTTAGCTTTGATAAAAATGATTGTAATTCCTTTGGTTTTGAGTTCAATTATTTTGGGAATTACAAGTGCAAAAAGTGTTGAAGCATTAAGAAAAATGGGTTTAATTATTGTTCCATATTATATTTCTTCAACACTATTTGCTGTTACTTTGGGAATTATAATTACAAATTTTATAAATCCTGGTTCTTATGTTTCCAAAGATATTATAAACCAAATAACTGTTGCGAATATACAAGTTGAAAAAGAAACTCAAAATATTTCTATTCCTGATTTAATAGTTGATTTGATTCCTGTAAGTATTGCAAAAGCTGAACTTTCGGGAAATATTTTAGCTTTTGTAATTTTGGCTATTTTTGCGGGAGTTGCTTTATTAAACTTAAAAGATGAAGAATCAAAACCTTTGATAGATTTAGCGAAATCCTTACAAGCCTTTTCTATGAAAATCGTAGAATGGGCGATGAAATTAGCTCCTTATGCTGTATTTGGATTGATTTGTAGTATTACGATAAAGATTGGATTTGATGCTATTTCTTCTATGTTTATGTATGTATTTACTGTTCTTTTTGGACTTTTTTTAGTTTTATGTTTTTATTTAAGTATTGTATATTTAGTTTCAAAAATGAAACCAATGGAATTTTTAGAAAAAATCAAAGAAGTACAACTTATGGCATTTTCAACATCTTCTTCAGCTGCTGTTATGCCTTTATCTATAAAAACAGCAGAAGAAAAACTAAATATTCCACCTTCTATTTCAAAATTTGTTATACCGTTGGGATCTACAATAAATATGGATGGAACTGCAATTTATCAAGCTTGTGCAGCAATTTTTTTGGCTCAAGTTTTTGCAATAGAGTTAAGTTTTTTTGAACTATTTATTTTGGCTATTACAACTGTTGGAGCATCAATTGGAACACCAAGCACTCCAGGAGTTGGTATTGTAGTTCTTGCTACGATTTTACAAAGTATAGGAGTTCCAATAGAAGGAATTGCTTTAATATTAGGTGTTGATAGAATACTTGATATGTGTAGAACTACTGTAAATGTAACGGGAGATTTAACTGCAAATTTGGTTATGAAAAGATTAGTATAG
- a CDS encoding SDR family NAD(P)-dependent oxidoreductase, with amino-acid sequence MSKRVLITGGNKGIGIAVSRAMLEFGYEVIIVARDFDTCPLVGVANVTAIEYDLSDVDGLKDLAKEVGNIDILINNAGYMQPKYTYNNYPKEAKEHIMNVDLYTPVELMNIFCEHMKKQKYGRIVNTASIAGQIGHPDVWYGIAKAGLINATKIYGKMLGAYGITVNCVAPSPTETDMQKDNSEERKAEFKKTVATGRFATPEEVAKAIVWLATDCPEYINGICLDINNCSYPR; translated from the coding sequence ATGTCAAAAAGAGTATTAATAACAGGTGGGAATAAAGGCATAGGAATAGCAGTTTCAAGAGCTATGTTAGAATTTGGATATGAAGTTATAATTGTTGCACGAGATTTTGATACTTGTCCTTTAGTTGGGGTTGCAAATGTAACAGCAATTGAATATGATTTATCAGATGTCGATGGTTTAAAAGATTTAGCAAAAGAGGTTGGTAATATTGATATTTTAATTAATAATGCTGGTTATATGCAACCAAAATATACTTATAACAACTATCCAAAAGAGGCTAAAGAGCATATTATGAATGTAGATTTATATACGCCAGTTGAGTTAATGAATATTTTTTGTGAACATATGAAAAAACAAAAATATGGAAGAATCGTAAATACAGCTTCAATTGCAGGACAAATAGGTCATCCAGATGTTTGGTATGGAATAGCAAAAGCAGGGCTTATAAATGCTACAAAAATTTATGGAAAAATGTTAGGGGCTTACGGAATCACTGTAAATTGTGTTGCTCCAAGTCCAACTGAAACTGATATGCAAAAAGACAATTCAGAAGAAAGAAAAGCAGAATTCAAAAAAACAGTGGCAACTGGAAGATTTGCAACACCTGAAGAAGTTGCAAAAGCAATAGTATGGTTAGCAACAGATTGCCCAGAGTATATAAATGGGATTTGTTTAGATATAAATAATTGTTCATATCCAAGATAA
- a CDS encoding sensor histidine kinase — MIYKNENQLINIIKYTPPIFIITISIIITFFLSLDKQSELEKEKITIKNEFIKTNKELVEIDVENLHDFIIKTQESTEKRLKENIKSRVYEAKSIAMKIYNENKTTKTKNEIQKMIKDALTDIRFNEGRGYFFIYSFDYECILLPISKHLEGSSFYNFKDYKGTYLTREIIKQIKEEKEGFLTWYYPKPNDLTKGYEKIGFNVYFEPYDWFIGTGEYFVDFENSVKKEVLEYISKLVPNKTNYFFILDYDKKTLFHVIDDLINQPAQNVKNLENTKVFDDMLFMAKKGSGFITYNHKPFNEFRTKTSYVKGLENWGWILGKGFYHDDINQIIKDKTDELNTKFHTKVINIISIALLLTIILLLVSFYMSKLIEKKFSNYKKEINKYLEQNNKQQHILSQKSKMAAMGEMLGNIAHQWRQPLSVITTVATGMKLQKEFDTLDDKTFDESIQNITNSALYLSDTIDDFRNFFRTDKNKNTFKIENTLEKIFKLTLTQFKNNEIIFVKNIDDYELFNFENEFIQALINILNNAKDALESKNNPKVIFISTYKKENKGVIKITDNAGGIDEKIIDKVCEPYFTTKHQAKGTGIGLYMTEEIVVKHLEGSFLIKNVDVTYENKSYKGTEITIELDINQTK; from the coding sequence ATGATTTATAAAAATGAAAATCAATTAATAAATATTATTAAATATACTCCACCCATATTTATTATTACTATTTCAATTATTATTACTTTCTTTTTATCTTTAGATAAACAAAGTGAACTTGAAAAAGAAAAAATTACAATTAAAAATGAATTTATTAAAACAAATAAAGAACTTGTAGAAATAGATGTTGAAAATTTACATGATTTTATTATCAAAACTCAAGAATCTACTGAAAAAAGACTCAAAGAGAATATTAAAAGTAGAGTTTATGAAGCAAAAAGTATTGCTATGAAAATTTATAATGAAAATAAAACTACAAAAACAAAAAACGAAATACAAAAGATGATAAAAGATGCTTTAACAGATATAAGATTCAATGAAGGACGGGGATATTTTTTCATCTACTCTTTTGATTATGAATGTATTTTATTACCTATTTCTAAACATTTAGAAGGAAGTAGTTTTTACAACTTTAAAGATTACAAAGGAACTTATTTAACAAGAGAAATAATAAAACAGATAAAAGAAGAAAAAGAAGGTTTTTTAACTTGGTATTATCCAAAACCAAATGACTTAACAAAAGGATATGAAAAAATAGGATTCAATGTTTATTTTGAACCTTATGATTGGTTTATAGGAACAGGAGAATATTTTGTAGATTTTGAAAATAGTGTAAAAAAAGAGGTTTTAGAATATATTTCAAAATTAGTACCAAATAAAACAAACTATTTTTTTATTCTTGATTATGATAAAAAAACTTTATTTCATGTAATTGATGATTTAATAAATCAACCTGCACAAAATGTTAAAAATCTAGAAAATACTAAAGTTTTTGATGATATGCTTTTTATGGCAAAAAAAGGAAGCGGTTTTATCACTTACAATCATAAACCATTCAATGAGTTTCGAACAAAAACAAGTTATGTAAAAGGTTTAGAAAACTGGGGTTGGATTTTAGGAAAAGGCTTTTATCACGATGATATAAATCAAATTATAAAAGATAAAACCGATGAATTAAATACAAAATTTCATACAAAAGTTATAAATATAATCTCTATTGCACTACTTTTAACTATTATTTTATTGTTAGTTTCATTTTATATGTCAAAATTAATTGAAAAAAAATTCTCAAATTATAAAAAAGAGATTAATAAATATCTTGAACAAAACAATAAACAACAACACATATTGTCTCAAAAATCAAAAATGGCAGCAATGGGAGAAATGTTGGGAAATATTGCTCATCAATGGAGACAACCACTTTCTGTTATAACAACGGTTGCAACAGGAATGAAATTACAAAAAGAGTTTGATACTCTTGATGATAAAACTTTTGATGAATCAATACAAAATATTACAAATTCTGCTTTATATTTATCAGATACAATAGATGATTTTAGGAACTTTTTTAGAACTGATAAAAATAAAAATACTTTCAAAATAGAAAATACACTTGAAAAAATTTTCAAGTTAACACTTACTCAATTTAAAAATAATGAAATTATTTTTGTTAAAAATATAGATGATTATGAATTATTTAATTTTGAAAATGAGTTTATTCAGGCGTTAATAAACATATTAAACAATGCAAAAGATGCTTTAGAAAGTAAAAATAATCCTAAAGTAATTTTCATCTCTACATATAAAAAAGAAAATAAAGGTGTAATTAAAATAACAGATAATGCAGGTGGAATTGATGAAAAAATCATTGATAAGGTTTGTGAACCCTACTTTACAACTAAACATCAAGCAAAAGGTACAGGAATTGGACTTTATATGACAGAAGAGATTGTTGTAAAACACTTAGAAGGAAGTTTTCTAATCAAAAATGTAGATGTAACTTATGAAAATAAAAGTTATAAAGGAACAGAAATTACCATTGAATTAGATATTAATCAAACTAAGTAA